One part of the Vicia villosa cultivar HV-30 ecotype Madison, WI linkage group LG6, Vvil1.0, whole genome shotgun sequence genome encodes these proteins:
- the LOC131610084 gene encoding inorganic phosphate transporter 1-4-like: protein MAKEQIQVLNALDVAKTQWYHFTAIIIAGMGFFTDAYDLFCISLVTKLLGRIYYHVDGAAKPGTLPPNVSAAVNGVAFIGTLSGQLFFGWLGDKLGRKKVYGMTLMIMVICSIGSGLSFGHTSASVMTTLCFFRFWLGFGIGGDYPLSATIMSEYSNKKTRGAFIAAVFAMQGFGILAGGIFAIIMAAIFKAKFDSPSYAVDPLGSTVPQADYIWRIIVMVGAFPAALTYYWRMKMPETARYTALVAKNTAQAAADMSKVLQVEIQAEPEKEDKSKVKYGLFSKEFLSRHGLHLLGTASTWFLLDIAFYSQNLFQKDIFSAIGWIPPAQTMNALEEVYKIARAQTLIALCSTVPGYWFTVALIDRIGRFAIQLMGFFFMTVFMFALAIPYDHWTKKDNRIGFVVLYSLTFFFANFGPNATTFVVPAEIFPARFRSTCHGISSAAGKLGAIVGAFGFLYLAQNKDKAKADAGYPAGIGVKNSLIVLGVVNILGFLFTFLVPEANGKSLEEMSGENEEEEVGSKDAEKSHANNNGTVTHI from the coding sequence ATGGCAAAGGAACAAATTCAGGTGCTAAATGCACTTGATGTGGCAAAAACACAATGGTACCATTTCACAGCAATCATCATTGCTGGTATGGGCTTTTTCACAGATGCGTACGATCTTTTCTGCATATCTCTAGTTACCAAGTTGCTCGGCCGTATATACTACCATGTTGATGGTGCAGCAAAGCCAGGAACTTTGCCTCCGAATGTATCTGCTGCGGTAAATGGTGTTGCTTTCATTGGAACACTTTCGGGGCAACTTTTCTTTGGCTGGCTTGGTGATAAGTTGGGTAGAAAAAAAGTTTATGGCATGACACTCATGATTATGGTTATCTGTTCAATTGGTTCTGGACTTTCTTTTGGACACACTTCGGCGTCTGTCATGACAACTCTGTGCTTTTTCCGCTTTTGGCTTGGATTCGGTATCGGTGGAGACTACCCGCTTTCGGCAACCATAATGTCAGAATATTCGAATAAGAAGACTCGTGGTGCCTTCATTGCCGCAGTCTTTGCCATGCAGGGGTTTGGAATTTTGGCAGGTGGTATCTTTGCAATCATAATGGCTGCTATATTCAAGGCCAAATTTGATTCTCCGTCGTACGCAGTTGATCCACTTGGTTCAACCGTTCCACAGGCTGATTACATTTGGAGGATAATTGTGATGGTAGGAGCATTCCCAGCTGCTCTAACATACTATTGGCGGATGAAGATGCCAGAAACTGCCCGTTACACCGCTTTAGTAGCTAAGAACACGGCACAGGCAGCTGCAGATATGTCTAAGGTTCTACAGGTTGAGATTCAAGCTGAACCAGAGAAAGAGGACAAATCAAAAGTTAAATATGGCCTGTTCTCAAAAGAGTTTCTAAGTCGCCATGGACTACATCTTCTTGGTACAGCAAGCACTTGGTTTTTGCTTGATATAGCATTTTACAGCCAAAATCTATTCCAGAAGGATATCTTCAGTGCAATAGGTTGGATACCTCCTGCACAAACCATGAATGCACTTGAGGAGGTTTACAAAATTGCAAGAGCTCAAACACTTATTGCTCTTTGCAGTACCGTTCCAGGCTATTGGTTTACAGTGGCTCTCATTGACAGGATAGGAAGATTCGCAATTCAATTGATGGGATTTTTCTTCATGACAGTGTTCATGTTTGCTCTCGCCATTCCTTATGATCACTGGACTAAGAAGGATAACCGAATAGGATTTGTGGTATTGTATTCTTTAACCTTCTTCTTTGCAAATTTCGGGCCTAATGCTACCACATTTGTTGTACCGGCAGAGATTTTTCCGGCTAGATTCCGTTCTACTTGCCATGGAATATCATCCGCAGCAGGAAAGCTTGGTGCTATAGTTGGTGCATTCGGGTTCTTGTACTTGGCACAAAATAAGGACAAGGCTAAAGCTGATGCGGGGTACCCTGCAGGTATTGGTGTGAAGAATTCTCTGATAGTGTTGGGTGTGGTTAACATTTTGGGATTCTTGTTTACTTTCTTGGTGCCTGAGGCAAATGGAAAATCATTGGAAGAAATGTCAGGTGAGAATGAAGAGGAGGAAGTTGGAAGCAAAGATGCAGAGAAATCTCATGCCAACAACAACGGCACTGTTACACATATTTAG